A single region of the Serinus canaria isolate serCan28SL12 chromosome 1, serCan2020, whole genome shotgun sequence genome encodes:
- the RIOX2 gene encoding ribosomal oxygenase 2 isoform X3, with the protein MLSSAPQAGFCCCSGGGNAGADSRKMPKKGGKIADVAKETQAQCKKPKLDTAASPSVLSYESPDSLFRSLISPIQEEEFFRDYWEQKPLLVQRNDVLVAAYYQSLFQLSHLKELCRQGLYYGRDVNVCRCVSGKKKVLNKEGRVNYMQLKKDFDQKKATIQFHQPQRFKEELWKIQEKLECYFGSLVGSNVYITPQGSQGLPPHYDDVEVFILQLEGEKHWRLYKPTVPLAREYNVEPEERIGSPTHEFILKPGDLLYFPRGTIHQADTPHGISHSTHVTISTYQNNSWGDFLLDAIPGLVFDTAKEDVALRRSIPRQLLMQVNTADCTKKLSSLLRRLADSLENSRELRSSDMKKDFITHRLPPCLGCDSDPLTPGGKLPKIDSRIRLQFRDHAIITVEPDQENADEIRREMVYVYHSLKNRRETHMMGTEDDTASEDGLAQQTHGLRFPLSYLDALKQIWSSSTVTVKELNLTSDAEKENLALSLWTECLIEVL; encoded by the exons ATGCTTAgctcagctccccaggcaggcttctgctgctgctctgggggaggaaaTGCTGGAGCAGACTCCAG GAAGATGCCCAAGAAGGGAGGGAAGATTGCAGACGTGGCCAAGGAAACACAGGCTCAGTGCAAAAAGCCCAAGTTAGACACAGCTGCTTCGCCATCAGTCCTGAGTTATGAGAGCCCAGACAGCCTCTTCAGGAGCCTGATCTCTCCCATCCAGGAAGAGGAGTTTTTCAGGGACTACTGGGAGCAGAAGCCACTGCTTGTTCAGAGAAATGATGTCCTGGTGGCTGCTTACTACCAGTCCCTGTTCCAGCTGTCCCACTTgaaggagctgtgcaggcagggccTGTACTATGGGCGAGATGTGAATGTCTGCAGGTGTGTCAGTGGGAAAAAGAAGGTTTTAAATAAAGAAGGTAGAGTGAACTACATGCAGCTGAAGAAGGATTTTGACCAGAAGAAGGCAACAATACAGTTTCATCAACCTCAGAGATTTAAG gAGGAGCTGTGGAAGATTCAGGAGAAGCTGGAGTGTTACTTTGGGTCCCTGGTGGGCTCCAATGTTTACATCACTCCCCAGGGGTCTCAGGGCCTTCCCCCTCACTACGATGATGTTGAG GTGTTCATCCTCCAGCTGGAAGGAGAGAAGCACTGGAGGCTCTACAAACCAACAGTGCCTTTGGCTCGGGAGTACAACGTTGAGCCAGAGGAGAGGATTGGGAGTCCCACACACGAATTCATCCTAAAG ccaGGTGACTTACTGTACTTCCCAAGAGGCACTATTCACCAGGCTGACACTCCTCATGGCATCTCCCATTCAACACACGTGACCATCAGCACCTACCAAAACAA CTCCTGGGGAGATTTCTTATTGGATGCAATTCCTGGCCTGGTGTTTGATACAGCAAAAGAGGACGTGGCACTGAGGAGAAGCATTCCAAGGCAACTGCTCATG CAGGTGAACACAGCTGACTGCACCAAAAAGCTGAGCAGCCTTCTGAGAAGGCTTGCAGACAGTCTGGAGAACTCCAGGGAGCTGAGATCATCCGACATGAAGAAGGATTTCATCACGCACCGGTTGCCGCCGTGCTTGGGATGTGACTCTGATCCTTTGACTCCAG GTGGGAAATTGCCAAAAATAGATAGCAGAATCAGACTGCAGTTTAGAGACCATGCTATCATCACTGTGGAACCAGATCAAGAGAATGCT GATGAAATTCGCAGGGAGATGGTTTATGTGTATCATTCCTTAAAGAACAGGAGAGAAACTCACATGATGGGGACAGAGGATGACACTGCCAGTGAGGATGGCCTGGCACAG cagaCTCACGGGCTGCGGTTCCCCCTGTCATACTTGGATGCACTGAAGCAGATCTGGAGTAGCAGCACTGTTACTGTTAAAGAGCTTAACCTTACCTCagatgcagagaaagaaaaccttgCCTTGTCACTCTGGACTGAATGTCTGATTGAAGTTCTGTGA
- the RIOX2 gene encoding ribosomal oxygenase 2 isoform X5, translating to MPKKGGKIADVAKETQAQCKKPKLDTAASPSVLSYESPDSLFRSLISPIQEEEFFRDYWEQKPLLVQRNDVLVAAYYQSLFQLSHLKELCRQGLYYGRDVNVCRCVSGKKKVLNKEGRVNYMQLKKDFDQKKATIQFHQPQRFKEELWKIQEKLECYFGSLVGSNVYITPQGSQGLPPHYDDVEVFILQLEGEKHWRLYKPTVPLAREYNVEPEERIGSPTHEFILKPGDLLYFPRGTIHQADTPHGISHSTHVTISTYQNNSWGDFLLDAIPGLVFDTAKEDVALRRSIPRQLLMQVNTADCTKKLSSLLRRLADSLENSRELRSSDMKKDFITHRLPPCLGCDSDPLTPGGKLPKIDSRIRLQFRDHAIITVEPDQENADEIRREMVYVYHSLKNRRETHMMGTEDDTASEDGLAQQTHGLRFPLSYLDALKQIWSSSTVTVKELNLTSDAEKENLALSLWTECLIEVL from the exons ATGCCCAAGAAGGGAGGGAAGATTGCAGACGTGGCCAAGGAAACACAGGCTCAGTGCAAAAAGCCCAAGTTAGACACAGCTGCTTCGCCATCAGTCCTGAGTTATGAGAGCCCAGACAGCCTCTTCAGGAGCCTGATCTCTCCCATCCAGGAAGAGGAGTTTTTCAGGGACTACTGGGAGCAGAAGCCACTGCTTGTTCAGAGAAATGATGTCCTGGTGGCTGCTTACTACCAGTCCCTGTTCCAGCTGTCCCACTTgaaggagctgtgcaggcagggccTGTACTATGGGCGAGATGTGAATGTCTGCAGGTGTGTCAGTGGGAAAAAGAAGGTTTTAAATAAAGAAGGTAGAGTGAACTACATGCAGCTGAAGAAGGATTTTGACCAGAAGAAGGCAACAATACAGTTTCATCAACCTCAGAGATTTAAG gAGGAGCTGTGGAAGATTCAGGAGAAGCTGGAGTGTTACTTTGGGTCCCTGGTGGGCTCCAATGTTTACATCACTCCCCAGGGGTCTCAGGGCCTTCCCCCTCACTACGATGATGTTGAG GTGTTCATCCTCCAGCTGGAAGGAGAGAAGCACTGGAGGCTCTACAAACCAACAGTGCCTTTGGCTCGGGAGTACAACGTTGAGCCAGAGGAGAGGATTGGGAGTCCCACACACGAATTCATCCTAAAG ccaGGTGACTTACTGTACTTCCCAAGAGGCACTATTCACCAGGCTGACACTCCTCATGGCATCTCCCATTCAACACACGTGACCATCAGCACCTACCAAAACAA CTCCTGGGGAGATTTCTTATTGGATGCAATTCCTGGCCTGGTGTTTGATACAGCAAAAGAGGACGTGGCACTGAGGAGAAGCATTCCAAGGCAACTGCTCATG CAGGTGAACACAGCTGACTGCACCAAAAAGCTGAGCAGCCTTCTGAGAAGGCTTGCAGACAGTCTGGAGAACTCCAGGGAGCTGAGATCATCCGACATGAAGAAGGATTTCATCACGCACCGGTTGCCGCCGTGCTTGGGATGTGACTCTGATCCTTTGACTCCAG GTGGGAAATTGCCAAAAATAGATAGCAGAATCAGACTGCAGTTTAGAGACCATGCTATCATCACTGTGGAACCAGATCAAGAGAATGCT GATGAAATTCGCAGGGAGATGGTTTATGTGTATCATTCCTTAAAGAACAGGAGAGAAACTCACATGATGGGGACAGAGGATGACACTGCCAGTGAGGATGGCCTGGCACAG cagaCTCACGGGCTGCGGTTCCCCCTGTCATACTTGGATGCACTGAAGCAGATCTGGAGTAGCAGCACTGTTACTGTTAAAGAGCTTAACCTTACCTCagatgcagagaaagaaaaccttgCCTTGTCACTCTGGACTGAATGTCTGATTGAAGTTCTGTGA